Below is a window of Clostridiales bacterium DNA.
CTGGCTGACCGCACGGACGTACGCTGCTGCAATCAGATGCATGAAAGTGACCTTCTGGCCTTCCTGCGCTTTCCGGACGATATACCGGCTCAGCATCTCATAATCCAGCTTGTGCTCCAGGAATACCTGGGCATCGCACCGCATCGGCATCAGGTAAGGGGTCACCTGGACGATCGGGTCCACGTCACGCACCCGTTTTCCGTCAGGTCTGCGTCCGAACATGGTCAGCTGCCTCCTTTATGCCGCGTCAGAACAGGTCGGTCGCTTTCTCGAGCGCATCCTGCTGCGCCTGCAGCAGTGCTTCAAACTTCTGGCGGTAATCGGCCGCGGCAGCCTTCAGCTCTGTGATTTCGCTCTTCAGGGCATCCCGCCGGTCGCTCAGGCCGTCCAGCTGCTCCGTCGCTTCCGTCTGGGCTTTCGCGCGGATCGCTTCAGCGTCTTCCTTTGCCTTCCGGATTGTATCTTCCTTCACCTGCATGGCCATCTGAAGCACTTCGCGGAAGCTCTTCTCCTGGTCCTCGTTTACGCTGCCGGCGGCGGCCGGTGCCGCGGGATGAACGACAGTCGTCTTCTGGCGCAGATCCATGATTTCCTTTTCCATCCGCTCCATTTCCTCGCAGATGTCATCCAGGAAATTATCCACCTCTGCCTGGTCATATCCCTTGGAAGAAATTGAAAACTCCTTGTGGGCAATCAGATCCACCGTGATCTTTTCCATCCTGTTTCATCCTCCCTTGCTGTTGATCAATATCCGTACCCGCCAAAGCTGCCGTAAGCGCCGGCCGCCACGGGCATGGTTCCGGTATAGGGATTATAGTTGTTCAGCTGGCCGTTCCGGGCTGCGTTCCATTCCTCTGCCCGGGCGCCGGTACGCCGTTCCCGCCGGGCAGGCGCCGGTTCCGCCGGCTGGACCTGGGGAGCCGGCGCGGATGTGAACATCGGCATTTCCGGCTGGACCTGGGCCTGTTCCGGCAGGACCTTCACGCCTTCCGGTGCGATCAGCACCAGCCGTCCGCCCTGCAGCATCCGGACGCTGCAGCCCAGCGTGAACGCCGCGCCGGCCAGCATATCCTGGCAGCGCATGCTCTCGCTTTCATTGGCGATGGCGTCCATCATTACAATCAGGGTTTCTCCGTTCTTCATGCAGGCAATTGCCTCATAGCAGCTCCGGAGTCCGGTCATGGTCATGATATGTTCCACATGGGTGAAAGACGATCCTGCATCGGGTGAGAATCCCGGCATATAGGAGATGTTGTTCTGCGGGGCGGGTGTTTCCCGCGGCGGGAACCATCCGCGCTCCGGCCGGGCAGCCGTGCGTCCTTCCGGCTCCGGCGGGTTCTGGAAATAGGTGTTCTGGGCGCCGAAGGTATTCCGGCTGTCACCGGGAAACGCGTTGTACGGACCGGCCTGCTGCTGCACGTATCCGGTGGTCTGTCCGTAGGGGTTCGGCTGCCAGGCGGTCTGGTCATAAGCCGCCTGTCCGTAGGCTGTCTGTCCGTAAGCCGTCTGCCCGAATGCGGGATTCCGGCCGGAATCCTGCACACCGTCGTAGGAAACCGGCGGATTCATCCCGGTAAATCCGGTATGGACGTAAGTCATGGGCTGCTGGTCAGCTTCCTGCCCCTGCATGGCCGGTTCCTGTGCCGCCCGCCGTTTCAGCGGCCGGTAGCAGCTCGTCCCTCCGTCCGGACGGCGTGTGCCGGTTCCTTCCTTCCGGGAAAGCATGCTCATCACTTTGTCTTTCCAGTCATTCAGCACCATGTTGATCCTCTCCTGTCTGATTTCAGCCTCGCGGCCCGAATATCGCGCTTCCCACCCGGACCATGGTCGCTCCGTGCCGGGCGGCGATCCGGTAATCCCCGGACATTCCCATGCTCAGTTCTTCCATCCGGATTCCGGGAATATCGGTTTCCCGGATATGTTCGAACAGCTGCCGCATCCCGGAAAACAGCCGGTCCAGCAGCTCTGTGTCTTCAGTCAGCGGCATTACCGCCATCAGTCCCTGCACCTGGATTCCGTCCAGCGGTGCAATCTGCCGCAGAAAGTGTTCCGTTTCCCCGATGGGAACGCCGCCCTTCTGGGCTTCTCCCGCCGGGCTGACCTCCACAAGCACCGGCATCCGGATACCGGCCGCGGCCGCGCGGAGATGGATTTCCTCCGCCAGCGGAACGGAATCCACCGACTGGATCATGCAGACGTCCTGTACAATCTGCCGGACCTTGTTCCGCTGCAGCCGTCCGATCAGGTGGATCCGGAAATTTCCGGCCAGCTGCGGCAGCTTTTCCCGCAGCTCCTGGACCCGGTTTTCCCCGATATCGGTAATTCCCGCCGCCTTCAGCGGCAGGATCATCTCGGGCGGATGGGTTTTCGTTACGGCGATCAGTTTCGGGGCCGGATACCGTCCGTCCGATGCTTCCGCCAGTTCCCGCCGGATCCGGTCAATCCGCTCAAGCAGTTCTTCTTCCGTCATGGTTGATTTCCCGTCCGTTCCCCG
It encodes the following:
- a CDS encoding DivIVA domain-containing protein — protein: MEKITVDLIAHKEFSISSKGYDQAEVDNFLDDICEEMERMEKEIMDLRQKTTVVHPAAPAAAGSVNEDQEKSFREVLQMAMQVKEDTIRKAKEDAEAIRAKAQTEATEQLDGLSDRRDALKSEITELKAAAADYRQKFEALLQAQQDALEKATDLF
- a CDS encoding cell division protein SepF gives rise to the protein MVLNDWKDKVMSMLSRKEGTGTRRPDGGTSCYRPLKRRAAQEPAMQGQEADQQPMTYVHTGFTGMNPPVSYDGVQDSGRNPAFGQTAYGQTAYGQAAYDQTAWQPNPYGQTTGYVQQQAGPYNAFPGDSRNTFGAQNTYFQNPPEPEGRTAARPERGWFPPRETPAPQNNISYMPGFSPDAGSSFTHVEHIMTMTGLRSCYEAIACMKNGETLIVMMDAIANESESMRCQDMLAGAAFTLGCSVRMLQGGRLVLIAPEGVKVLPEQAQVQPEMPMFTSAPAPQVQPAEPAPARRERRTGARAEEWNAARNGQLNNYNPYTGTMPVAAGAYGSFGGYGY
- a CDS encoding YggS family pyridoxal phosphate-dependent enzyme, producing the protein MTEEELLERIDRIRRELAEASDGRYPAPKLIAVTKTHPPEMILPLKAAGITDIGENRVQELREKLPQLAGNFRIHLIGRLQRNKVRQIVQDVCMIQSVDSVPLAEEIHLRAAAAGIRMPVLVEVSPAGEAQKGGVPIGETEHFLRQIAPLDGIQVQGLMAVMPLTEDTELLDRLFSGMRQLFEHIRETDIPGIRMEELSMGMSGDYRIAARHGATMVRVGSAIFGPRG